Below is a genomic region from Zavarzinella sp..
AATTCCGTGCGTCGCACTACTTTTCTGATAATTTCCTAATCTAGCTACTAACACGTCCCGAAATTTTGCTGACACAACTTCGGAGAAGCTGATGAAAAGACCTCTCTTAATCCTGCTGGTGCTGACAGGTTGGCTCCGTGGGCACTCGACCACCGGTGCGGCCGAACCTGCATTCGGCAAACAACCGAACATTATTCTTGTAATGACTGATGACCAGGGGTACTACGACCTCGGTTGCCATGGTAATCCGCACCTGGCAACGCCAAATCTGGATAAGTTGCGGGCAGAAAGCCTGCGGTTCACTCGTTTTCAGGTGAGCCCTACCTGTGCCCCGACACGTTCGGCAATTATGTCTGGGCGAGCACCGTTTTACGTGGGCATCACCCACACAATTCTGGAAAGGGAACGAATGAAACTGGGCGTGCCTACGATGCCCGAAATGCTGAAATCGGCGGGCTACACCACGGGGATTTTTGGCAAATGGCACCTGGGCGATCAGGATCCCTATCGACCGGAGAAGCGTGGTTTCGATGAAGTGTTCATCCATGGTGCCGGTGGGATCGGCCAATCGTACAGTGGAAGTTGTGGCGATGCACCAGGAAACAAATATTTCGACCCCGCCATTCTGCACAACAACACCTTTGAAAAGACGAAAGGCTTTTGTACCGACATCTTTTTCAATCAGGCGATGAGTTGGATGGAAGCACAAAAAGGCAAAAAACCGTTCTTTGGTTACATTTCCACCAATGCACCGCACGCACCTTACGTGGCACCAGAAGCGAAGAAAAAGAAGTTTCTGGATAAAGGAATCCCGGAAGGCACCGCGGGGTTTTATGGCATGATCGAAAATATCGACGACAATATTGGCCGCCTGACCGCTAAACTGAAAGAGTGGGGCATCGAAAATGAGACTTTGCTCATTTTTATGACCGACAATGGCCCCGCCGCATCCAATTACAATGGCGAACACAAAGGGAAGAAAGGTAGTGTGGATGAAGGTGGCACCCGCGTGCCCAGTTTCTGGCGTTGGCCTGGGGTCTTGAAGCCAGGCACCGATGTGGATCGCATTGCCAACCACTACGATATTCTGCCCACCTTCGCCGAGATTGTGGGTGGCACCCCCAAGGAAGCAGACCAACTGCACGGGAAAAGCCTGGTCCCA
It encodes:
- a CDS encoding arylsulfatase; this encodes MKRPLLILLVLTGWLRGHSTTGAAEPAFGKQPNIILVMTDDQGYYDLGCHGNPHLATPNLDKLRAESLRFTRFQVSPTCAPTRSAIMSGRAPFYVGITHTILERERMKLGVPTMPEMLKSAGYTTGIFGKWHLGDQDPYRPEKRGFDEVFIHGAGGIGQSYSGSCGDAPGNKYFDPAILHNNTFEKTKGFCTDIFFNQAMSWMEAQKGKKPFFGYISTNAPHAPYVAPEAKKKKFLDKGIPEGTAGFYGMIENIDDNIGRLTAKLKEWGIENETLLIFMTDNGPAASNYNGEHKGKKGSVDEGGTRVPSFWRWPGVLKPGTDVDRIANHYDILPTFAEIVGGTPKEADQLHGKSLVPLLKDAKAPWADRYRMFHAGRWAKGMAEKSRDTNFAVRNQRFRLVGRNALYDIENDPSQKTNVIGKFPEIAKEMNAAYDKWFDGALPNMVNEDAPLTGHNTFHLMYWKQYGIEIPPLKKENPKQPKKKNPKKPD